The following proteins are co-located in the Ascochyta rabiei chromosome 8, complete sequence genome:
- a CDS encoding Adenosine deaminase, with protein sequence MSAVALSAAVPMTAATATASAAAAATAATSAAQRFASRLPKIELHAHLTGSISRDCLHHIWHTKIAQDAAFDVPDPLLAIPSGKVDYDLDTFFPLFSSYIYKLCSDLPSIEYSTKAVLQDFQADGVVHLELRTTPRAIPEIGVTKHDYVKTVLNVLNTWNNDPASSMHAYLILSVDRRNTLAQAEEVVDLCIDYQAAGVVGIDLCGDPAKGDVRIFTNPFARAKVAGLKMTLHFAEANVSASDAELETLLSWRPDRLGHVIHVKEKYRKLIEQRNIGVELCLSCNVHAKMITGTYGDHHFGMWRHTKVPVALSTDDVGVFCSPLSAEYALAVQHFNLTRSEIKALCIRVVDSIFTGEDEKHRLRSLYSDWDGWAA encoded by the exons ATGTCTGCCGTCGCTCTCTCTGCTGCTGTTCCTATGACTGCTGCTACCGCCAcagcttctgctgctgctgctgccactgctgcCACTTCGGCCGCCCAACGCTTCGCCAGCCGCCTGCCAAAGATCGAA TTGCACGCACACCTGACTGGCAGCATCAGCCGCGACTGTCTGCACCACATCTGGCACACGAAAATCGCCCAAGACGCAGCTTTTGACGTCCCAGACCCTCTGCTTGCCATTCCCTCTGGCAAGGTTGACTACGACCTCGACAC CTTCTTTCCGCTGTTTTCGTCCTACATCTACAAGCTATGCAGCGATCTCCCGAGCATAGA GTATTCGACGAAAGCAGTCTTGCAAGACTTCCAAGCAGACGGTGTAGTCCATCTTGAGCTGAGAACAACGCCGCGAGCAATACCTGAGATAGGCGTCACCAAGCACGATTACGTCAAGACGGTCCTCAACGTCCTCAACACGTGGAACAACGATCCTGCGTCGTCCATGCATGCCTACCTGATCCTCTCTGTCGATCGCCGCAACACCTTGGCTCAAGCCGAAGAAGTCGTCGACCTGTGTATTGACTACCAAGCAGCAGGCGTCGTCGGCATCGACCTCTGCGGTGATCCAGCCAAGGGCGATGTGCGCATTTTCACAAACCCCTTTGCTAGAGCCAAGGTTGCAGGCTTGAAGATGACCCTGCACTTCGCTGAGGCAAATGTCTCGGCTTCTGATGCCGAGCTGGAGACCCTGCTCTCGTGGCGACCAGATCGACTGGGCCATGTCATACACGTGAAAGAAAAGTACCGCAAACTCATCGAGCAGCGAAACATTGGCGTTGAGCTGTGTTTGAGCTGCAACGTCCACGCTAAGATGATCACCGGTACCTACGGCGACCACCACTTCGGCATGTGGAGGCATACGAAGGTTCCAGTGGCCCTCTCC ACCGACGATGTGGGCGTCTTCTGCAGCCCGCTCTCCGCAGAATACGCACTGGCAGTGCAGCATTTCAACCTCACTCGAAGCGAAATCAAGGCCCTTTGCATTCGTGTCGTCGACTCGATATTCACGGGCGAGGACGAGAAGCACCGCCTCAGGTCGCTCTACTCGGATTGGGATGGCTGGGCAGCTTAG
- a CDS encoding G protein subunit beta translates to MADMNQESIQQKIQVARRDAEALKDRIKRKKDELADTTLRDVARDRVEALPRLTMKTKRTLKGHLAKIYAMHWSTDRRHLVSASQDGKLIIWDAYTTNKVHAIPLRSSWVMTCAYSPSGNYVACGGLDNICSIYNLSAREGPTRVARELSGHSGYLSCCRFISDKRILTSSGDMTCVLWDLETGSKVHEFADHLGDVMSLSINPLDHNQFVSGACDAFAKLWDIRQQKCVQTFAAHDSDINAIQFFPNGNAFGTGSDDASCRLFDIRADRELASYQIPEPVCGITSVAFSVSGRLLFAGYDDFECKVWDVLRGERVGTLQGHDNRVSCLGVSNDALSLCTGSWDSMLRIWA, encoded by the exons ATGGCCGACATGAACCAAGAATCCATCCAGCAGAAAATCCAGGTCGCGCGCCGCGACGCCGAGGCCCTGAAGGACAGGATAAAACGGAAAAAGGACGAGCTCGCTGACACAACCC TCCGCGATGTCGCCCGCGACCGTGTCGAGGCCTTGCCGCGCCTCACAATGAAGACAAAGCGCACACTCAAGGGCCATCTCGCAAAGATCTACGCCATGCACTGGTCCACCGACCGACGACACCTCGTCTCGGCCTCGCAAGACGGCAAGCTCATCATCTGGGACGCCTACACAACGAACAAGGTGCACGCCATCCCCCTGCGCTCCTCGTGGGTCATGACCTGCGCCTACTCCCCCTCGGGCAACTACGTCGCCTGCGGTGGTCTCGACAACATCTGCTCCATCTACAACCTGTCGGCACGAGAAGGTCCTACACGCGTCGCGCGCGAGCTCTCTGGCCACTCGGGCTATCTGTCCTGCTGCAGATTCATCAGCGACAAGCGAATCCTCACTTCTTCCGGCGACATGACCTGCGTGCTTTGGGACCTGGAAACCGGCTCCAAGGTGCACGAGTTTGCCGACCATCTCGGCGATGTCATGAGCCTGAGCATCAACCCTCTCGACCACAACCAATTCGTATCCGGCGCCTGCGATGCCTTTGCCAAGCTATGGGATATTCGTCAGCAAAAGTGTGTGCAGACGTTCGCCGCCCACGACTCGGACATCAACGCCATCCAGTTCTTCCCCAACGGCAATGCCTTTGGTACCGGTTCTGACGATGCTTCTTGCCGTCTGTTCGACATCCGTGCCGATCGTGAGCTAGCTTCATACCAG ATTCCCGAGCCCGTCTGCGGCATCACATCTGTTGCCTTCTCCGTGTCTGGCCGCCTGCTGTTTGCTGGTTACGATGACTTTGAGTGCAAG GTCTGGGACGTTCTCCGTGGCGAGCGTGTCGGTACGCTGCAAGGGCACGACAACCGTGTCAGCTGTCTTGGTGTTAGCAACGATGCGCTTAGTCTGTGCACTGGCTCATGGGACTCCATG CTGCGTATTTGGGCATAA